One window of the Salvia miltiorrhiza cultivar Shanhuang (shh) chromosome 6, IMPLAD_Smil_shh, whole genome shotgun sequence genome contains the following:
- the LOC130987989 gene encoding uncharacterized protein At2g29880-like isoform X2, with amino-acid sequence MSETQQGSSDIGRVRASKPDKTRRSWTPREEEMLLASLKELVAQGWKADNGFRAGYLLKLEESMRKEFVGTDIKGMPHINSKLSAWKKSYNSLLMALNVSGVGFNAKGTFMLDCDNDQWETIVKKDSNATKMRFKSWPMFEDWKEVFGKDRANGSNAEDVMEAMHKMYAADSLGEVGGNLGQQTGDGLQHHVNEDGEATEDAEDSVCQGEKKVSTARKVSKKRKTGEGEEMNGVYKWLGEISRDTKERLDNLATRVGYEFDLGMARQTVYEQLGLIPGLDMNDKFDICEILADKVQRLEIFIGLPAEAKIQYVARLLQAHRNESRFP; translated from the exons ATGAGTGAAACGCAACAAG GCAGCAGCGACATCGGTCGTGTGAGGGCATCGAAGCCCGACAAGACACGCCGAAGCTGGACGCCCCGGGAGGAAGAAATGTTGTTGGCCTCGCTCAAGGAACTCGTTGCTCAAGGTTGGAAGGCCGACAATGGGTTTCGAGCTGGCTATCTTTTGAAACTCGAAGAATCTATGCGCAAAGAATTTGTCGGGACTGACATAAAAGGGATGCCGCATATCAATTCCAAGCTTAGCGCGTGGAAAAAAAGCTATAACTCGCTACTTATGGCCCTCAATGTTAGTGGAGTTGGGTTTAATGCGAAGGGGACGTTCATGTTAGATTGTGACAACGATCAGTGGGAGACGATTGTGAAG AAGGATTCAAACGCAACCAAGATGCGTTTCAAAAGCTGGCCAATGTTTGAAGATTGGAAAGAAGTATTTGGTAAGGACCGTGCAAATGGCTCAAACGCAGAGGATGTTATGGAGGCAATGCACAAGATGTATGCGGCTGATAGTCTTGGTGAAGTAGGTGGCAATCTTGGACAGCAGACTGGTGATGGTTTACAGCATCATGTCAATGAAGATGGAGAAGCGACCGAAGATGCAGAAGATAGTGTCTGCCAGGGTGAGAAAAAGGTTTCAACTGCAAGAAAGGTGAGTAAAAAACGTAAAACAGGGGAAGGGGAAGAGATGAATGGCGTCTACAAGTGGCTCGGGGAGATTAGTCGTGACACCAAAGAGCGCCTTGACAACCTTGCCACTCGCGTGGGATACGAGTTTGATCTCGGCATGGCGAGGCAGACAGTATACGAGCAATTGGGTTTGATTCCCGGGCTGGACATGAATGACAAGTTTGATATTTGTGAAATTTTAGCGGACAAAGTTCAGCGCCTGGAGATCTTCATTGGGTTGCCTGCCGAAGCGAAGATTCAGTACGTGGCACGTCTTCTTCAAGCTCATCGTAATGAGTCTCGTTTCCCCTGA
- the LOC130987989 gene encoding uncharacterized protein At2g29880-like isoform X1 yields MSETQQVGSSDIGRVRASKPDKTRRSWTPREEEMLLASLKELVAQGWKADNGFRAGYLLKLEESMRKEFVGTDIKGMPHINSKLSAWKKSYNSLLMALNVSGVGFNAKGTFMLDCDNDQWETIVKKDSNATKMRFKSWPMFEDWKEVFGKDRANGSNAEDVMEAMHKMYAADSLGEVGGNLGQQTGDGLQHHVNEDGEATEDAEDSVCQGEKKVSTARKVSKKRKTGEGEEMNGVYKWLGEISRDTKERLDNLATRVGYEFDLGMARQTVYEQLGLIPGLDMNDKFDICEILADKVQRLEIFIGLPAEAKIQYVARLLQAHRNESRFP; encoded by the exons ATGAGTGAAACGCAACAAG TAGGCAGCAGCGACATCGGTCGTGTGAGGGCATCGAAGCCCGACAAGACACGCCGAAGCTGGACGCCCCGGGAGGAAGAAATGTTGTTGGCCTCGCTCAAGGAACTCGTTGCTCAAGGTTGGAAGGCCGACAATGGGTTTCGAGCTGGCTATCTTTTGAAACTCGAAGAATCTATGCGCAAAGAATTTGTCGGGACTGACATAAAAGGGATGCCGCATATCAATTCCAAGCTTAGCGCGTGGAAAAAAAGCTATAACTCGCTACTTATGGCCCTCAATGTTAGTGGAGTTGGGTTTAATGCGAAGGGGACGTTCATGTTAGATTGTGACAACGATCAGTGGGAGACGATTGTGAAG AAGGATTCAAACGCAACCAAGATGCGTTTCAAAAGCTGGCCAATGTTTGAAGATTGGAAAGAAGTATTTGGTAAGGACCGTGCAAATGGCTCAAACGCAGAGGATGTTATGGAGGCAATGCACAAGATGTATGCGGCTGATAGTCTTGGTGAAGTAGGTGGCAATCTTGGACAGCAGACTGGTGATGGTTTACAGCATCATGTCAATGAAGATGGAGAAGCGACCGAAGATGCAGAAGATAGTGTCTGCCAGGGTGAGAAAAAGGTTTCAACTGCAAGAAAGGTGAGTAAAAAACGTAAAACAGGGGAAGGGGAAGAGATGAATGGCGTCTACAAGTGGCTCGGGGAGATTAGTCGTGACACCAAAGAGCGCCTTGACAACCTTGCCACTCGCGTGGGATACGAGTTTGATCTCGGCATGGCGAGGCAGACAGTATACGAGCAATTGGGTTTGATTCCCGGGCTGGACATGAATGACAAGTTTGATATTTGTGAAATTTTAGCGGACAAAGTTCAGCGCCTGGAGATCTTCATTGGGTTGCCTGCCGAAGCGAAGATTCAGTACGTGGCACGTCTTCTTCAAGCTCATCGTAATGAGTCTCGTTTCCCCTGA